Proteins encoded together in one Meles meles chromosome 7, mMelMel3.1 paternal haplotype, whole genome shotgun sequence window:
- the LOC123947077 gene encoding olfactory receptor 6C2-like yields MRNHTSLNSFILVGLTDDPQLQILIFIFLLITYMLSITGNLTIIILILMDSHLKTAMYFFLQNFSFLEISFTSACIPRFLYSLATGDRTITYNACACQLFFTYLFGVTEFFLLAAMSFDRYIAICKPLYYMIIMNHRVCKRLIFCCWMTTLLVILPPLSLGLDLDFCDSNAIDHFACDAYPILKISCSDTWFIEQMIIVCSVLIFIMTLVCVILSYLYIIRTILRFPSAQQRTKAFSTCSSHMIVVSITYGSCIFVYIKPSAKDEMAINKGVFMLTTSISPMLNPFIYTLRNKQVKQAFNDLVKRFILLSKN; encoded by the coding sequence ATGAGAAACCATACGTCACTAAACAGTTTCATCCTTGTGGGATTGACAGATGACCCTCAGCTACAGattctgatttttatatttctacttaTTACCTACATGTTGAGTATAACTGGAAACCTGACCATCATCATTCTCATATTAATGGATTCTCACCTTAAAACTGCAATGTacttttttctccaaaatttttccttcttagaaATTTCATTCACTTCTGCCTGTATTCCTAGATTCTTGTACAGTTTAGCAACAGGTGATAGGACTATTACCTATAATGCTTGTGCATGCCAACTTTTTTTTACATATCTTTTTGGAGtaacagaattttttcttcttgctgCCATGTCCTTTGATCGATACATAGCCATCTGCAAACCCCTGTATTACATGATTATCATGAACCACAGGGTCTGCAAAAGGCTAATCTTCTGCTGTTGGATGACTACTTTGTTGGTCATACTCCCACCACTTAGCTTAGGACTGGACCTGGATTTCTGTGACTCGAATGCCATTGACCACTTTGCCTGTGATGCTTATCCTATCCTGAAGATCTCATGCTCAGATACATGGTTCATTGAGCAGATGATTATTGTGTGCTCTGTGTTAATCTTCATTATGACTcttgtgtgtgtgattttgtcCTACCTGTATATCATCAGAACAATTCTAAGATTCCCCTCTGCCCAGCAAAGGACTAAAGCTTTTTCTAcctgttcttcccacatgattGTAGTTTCTATCACCTATGGAAGCTGTATCTTTGTCTATATCAAACCTTCAGCAAAAGATGAAATGGCCATTAATAAGGGAGTATTTATGCTTACTACTTCCATTTCACCCATGTTAAATCCATTTATTTATACTCTGAGGAACAAACAAGTGAAACAAGCCTTTAATGACTTAGTCAAAAGATTTATACTGCTCTCAAAGAACTAG